The sequence below is a genomic window from Flavobacterium lipolyticum.
AGTCTAACAATCCGTTTTCATAAACACTATGGCTGAAATAATCTCTGTTTAAATTAGAAACTATAATAATGGCATTCACAATCAAATACACTTTTAAGTGCGTGTAAAAACCTTTGATTTTTTTCACTTTTCTGTAGGCTAAATTATAGTTTTCGTCTGTACTAATTTCATCCCTGAAAGCTTCAT
It includes:
- a CDS encoding 2TM domain-containing protein, with product MRRYRRDRYEAFRDEISTDENYNLAYRKVKKIKGFYTHLKVYLIVNAIIIVSNLNRDYFSHSVYENGLLDWRTYSTAICWGVALGIHAFTVFGPDIFFSSEWEQKKIQKYMEREAQNNNKKWQ